DNA from Candidatus Paceibacterota bacterium:
ATTTTTCTGTTTTTTGTGGCAACAGTCCCCTCTTTTTCGGTTAATATTTCTTCAAAAAGCTTTTCGCCGGGAGACGCTTTTGTAAAAACAATCGCAATATCCTTATCAGGTTCAAATCCGGAAAGGCGTATCATTTCTTTTGCCAGGTCGTAAATTTTAACCGGCTCTCCCATATCAAGAACAAAAACCTCTCCGCCTTCTCCCATTTGGGCCGCCTGGATTACGAGAGCAACCGCTTCTTCCGTAGCCATAAAATATCTTTTCATATCAGGATGAGTAACCTCAACCGGACCTCCTCTTTTAATCTGCTCTTTAAACAAGGGAATAACGCTTCCTCTGCTGCCCAAGACATTTCCAAAACGGACGGAAATAAACTTTGTATTGCCGTTTAGCATTCTGCATATTATTTCCCCGAATCTTTTTGTCATTCCCATTACCGAAGTAGGATTGACCGCCTTGTCAGTTGAAATCATAATGAATTTTTCAACATTGTTTTTGGCCGCGGCTTCTGCAATAATTTTGGTTCCGAAAATATTATTTTTAATTGCTTCTTCGGGATATTCCTCCATAAGCCCGACATGTTTGTAGGCGGCAGCATGAAAAACTATTTCCGGCTTAAACTCTTCAAAAATGCTTTCAATTTTTTCTTTGTCCTTTACGTCTCCGACAATGCATTTCTTTTCAAATCCGGAGAATTTTTCAAGTTCTTTTGAAACATTAAAAATGCCCGTTTCATCCTGGTCTAAAACTAAAAGCAAAGAAGGATTAAGTCTTGCAATCTGACAGACAAGCTCAAAGCCGATAGATCCCGCTCCTCCGGTAATAAAAACCCTCCTGTTTTTTATAAACTTTTCAATATTTTCCAGGTCAAGAGATATAATGTCTCTTTTAAGAAGGTCCTCCATATCAACCTCCTTCAGATTTCCAACCGATATCTCTCCTTTCATTATTTCCTCTATCGGAGGAACTATTTTAATCTTTTTTATGCCCGACATTCTTCCCAGCTCAACCGCTCTTTTTATCGCAAATGTTTTATCAAAAGAAAGAGCGACAATCATTTCTTCAATTGCTTCCTTTTTTACAATTTTTGGAATATCTTCCATTTTTCCAAAAACCTTCAATCCATGAATAAGAATTCCTTGTTTTGCGACACTATCATCAACAAAACCGACAGGGTTATAAAAACTTTCCTTGTTTTGTATTATGCCGCGCAAAAGCTGCTCTCCCGCTTCTCCCGCTCCGACAATAAGAGTTTTTCTTTTTACTCCTCGGTTTTTTTTGAAGGTCTCAAGATAAAATCTCTTGCTAAAGCGAACAGCTCCGCAAAAGATAAAGATAAGAAGGTAGGAAATTACAAGGGTTGAACGGGGAAAGCCCTCAAAAGTTTGGAGAATAAATATGGAAAATCCGGTAAAAAAGAATCCCAAAAAGGTAGCCTTCAAAAGAGCTTTCAGTTCCATAGAGCTTACAAAAGTCCAAGAAAAAGAATAGAGCTTAAAGAGATAAAAAAGAGGCAGACAAAAAAGAAGAGAAAGAATAACAACTTCTCCTATCATCCCTCCTTCTATATATTCATAAGGAACATTTCCTTCAAAACGAAGAAAAAAGGCGAAAAAAACAGAAAAAGAGATCAAAATAAAATCAAAAAAAAGAAAAAAGAGAGTTCTTGTAAATGGGGTTTTTTTAATCATTCTTTTTATAAAATTCCTTTATTTTTTCTATTGTATATTTTACTTCTTCGTTTTTAAGTTCCGGATACATCGGCAAAGAAAGAACCTCTCCGCAAGCCCTTTCGGTTTCAGGAAGCTCTTTGCTCTCTCCCTTTAAAGAAACAAGGCGAGGAAAAGGAAAACCTTCGCTGAATTTTTTATCCGTAAAAACGGGCTCTCTGTAAGTTGGAGAAGGCCAAGAAACAAGAGTTTCAACTCCTTGCTCTTCTAAGTATTTCTTTAATTCTTCCCTTCTCTCTGCCCGAATTACGTAATTTGTATAAACATCAAAGAAACGATTATCGCCAAAAAAAGGAACTTTAATTTCAGAGACATTAGAAAGCCCCTTATCATACATTTTGGCAATCTCTCTTCTTCTCTTTAGCCATTCTGGAAAATATTTGAATTTAACATTAAGCAGAGCCGCCTGAAGATTATCCATTAAAAGATTATGGCTGTGGTAATAAAAATGCCTTTTTCCCCTGTCTTCTCCATTGTATCTCATAAGACGAACCTTTTCCATAACTTCAGTGTCGTTTGTCGTTAAAATACCGTTGTTTCCCCATCCGCCAAGCCCTTTTGCAAAATACAAGCTAAAACAGCCAGCAAGGCCGAAAGATCCGGCCATTTTAACCTCTCCGTTTTTCATTGTAAATTTGCCCCCGAGGGACTGGGCCGCATCTTCTACAATAGGCAATCCTTTCCTCTTGCTAATATCCTCAATAACTTCCATATCGCAAAGACGCCCGTTTAAATGAACCGGCAAAATCACTTTCGTCTTTGGAGTTATGGCCTTCTCTATTATTCTTTTATCAATGTTAAAATCCTCTCCAATATCAACAAGAACAGGATTTGCAGAAAGTAAATAGGAAGTAGAAATACTGGCGATAAAAGTATGAGCAACTGTAATAACTTCGTCTTTTTCTTTTACTCCCGCTGCCCTCAATCCCAAGTAAATAGCTGATGTTCCGGAATTAACCCCAATTGCATATTTTACTTTGACAAAATTTGCAATTTTGTTTTCAAATTCCTCAAGGTCTTTTCTCATAACAACATCGCCCTTTGAAAGAACGCTGTCAAAAGAGTTTATAAACTCGTCTCTGTGGTCTTGGTATTGTTTCTGAGGATTTGCAAAACGAACCTTGATTTTCATATGCAATATATTTTTAAATTTTAATATTTTTAGCCCAATTATTTAACCGCTTAAATCCTTCTTTTATTTCTTCTTTTGAACAAGCGAATGAAAAACGGATATGCTTTTCACAGGTTGGCCCGAAAGCGGCTCCCGGAATGACAACCACCTTCGCTTCTTTCAAAATCTTCAAAGCAAGGTTAAAAGAATCAATCTTTGGAATCTTATACTTTACAAGGATATAATATGCTCCTTTTGGCTTTTGATATTGAAATATGAAATCAAGCTTATCTAATTCTTTGCACATTAAATCCCTGTTTTCTGATAATTTATCCTTGAAAAAAGAAATCGAATCTTTAGAAGAAGAAAGGGCGAAAATTGCCGCTTTTTGGGATATAGCCGGAGCGCAAATTGCAAGGGCGTCATGAACTTTTAACATATGGTCAATAATCCCCTGGTCTGAAAAAGCATATCCCACTCTATATCCGGTCATTGCATATTTTTTTGAAAAACTGCCGCAAAGAATTATTCTATCTTTAATTTTTGAAACTGATGCCAAGGAAATATGTTTTGTATTGTCGTAAACTAAAAAATCATATGTCTCGTCTGTTATAATAATAAGATCGTGCTTTATTGCGATATTTGCTAAATCCTCTATTTCTTTTTTACCAAGAACAGATCCTGTCGGATTTGAAGGATTTGAAAAAATAATGGCTTTTGTTTTTTTGCTTATTTTCTTTTCTATTTTTTCTTTTTCAATCTTCCATCCTTTATTTTCATTCAAAGGGAAAAAAACAGGCACTCCGCCAAACTGTAATACTTGTTCTATATGGGATGCAAATCCGGGAGAAGGAATAAGAATTTCGTCTCCGTTATCAATTACGGTAGCAATGGCGCAGGCCATTGCTTCCTGGCATCCGACAGTTACCATTACTTCTTTTTTTGGCAGAATATTCTTTATTCCTTTTTCCTTTTGAAGATTCTTTGCGATTAACTCCCTAAGCTCTGTTATCCCCGGTTCAAGAGTATATTTGGCGGTATTAAGATCATCTAGTGATTTTTTAATTCCTTCTTTTATATAGGAAGGGGTATCAAAATAGGGAATCCCCTGGCCGAAAGAAATAACGTTTTCTCCCGTTTCCTCTTTGAAATTATCAGCCAAAATAGACATCTCTTTTATCGGAGAAATAACAATTCTTTGGGCTCTTTTTGATATGTTTTTTGTCCTGAATTTATGTCCGGAGGCGCCTATTGCCGATCTTTGTTTCATAATCTTATATAGCAAGGAGAATTTTCCCTGTATGTTTTTAAAATAACTTTTTCAACCTCTTTGTTATTTTCCGGAGCATGCCATTTTAATCCTATATTCTTACAAAAATCAACATCTTCCCTGTCATGCAGAAGATTATGGCTGAATCCCAAAAACTTGTATTTTTCACTCCCCTTCACTCCAATAATCTTTACGTTTGCACTGTGCTTTATAACCGCATTTCTTACCATTTCGCTTGGCCTGAATAAAACAAAATTTATCATGCTGTAAATATATACTTTAAAACCGGAAAGAGCCAAGGCCGAAGCGATAATCATTGAGCTTTGTTCTGTAACTCCCAAATTTAAAACTTTAAATTTATTCTTTGGATTATCCAGATAATTAAAACCGACATCGCAGATAATGACAATAATATTAGGGTCTTTTTCTGAAAGCTTATTCAACGTTTCAATAAAAACCCTTCTTGTATCCTCTTTTTTAACTATTTTAGCCATTTTTTTTTAATTCTTTTAGAGCTTTTTCGTATTCTTCTTTTTCAGGAGCGCGATAATGCCACTGGTTGTCGTTTTCCATAAATGAAACTCCTTTGCCTTTTGTTGTTTTAGCAATGACAACAGTCGGCTTCCCTTTTTTAAAAGAAGAAAGAGATTTTTCTATTTCTTTAAAATCATGGCCGTCTATTTCTTTAACTTCAAAATTAAAGGCCTTCCATTTTTCTTTCAGCGGTTCAATGTTTAAAACATCTTTAACTTTTCCCATCGCCTGCAATTTATTGCAATCAATAACAATAACAAGGTTATCTAATTTTTGGAAAGACGCAATAAGGGCAGATTCCCAGGTGGTTCCGCACTGCATTTCTCCCTCTGACATTAAGACAAAAACCCTTCCTTTTTCTTTTTTTATTTTCTTTGCAAGAGCAAAACCTGTTCCAAAGGGAAGCCCGAATCCCATTGAACCGCCACTTGCCTCTATCCCTCTTACGTTTGGTTCCACTAAACCTATATATTGACTGTCCTCTTTGCAGTATTTTTCTAAATCTTCTTTAGAAATAATTCCTTTTTGGGCTAAGAAATAATAAATTGAAGCGGCAACCCATCCTTTTGAAACAACCACTTTGTCTCTATCTTTTTTCATCTCTTTATCTACCTTGGCCATATCGTAAATAACAGTAAGAAGGTCTATCGCCGAAAAATTGGAACCTATATGGCTTGTTTGGGCATCATAGATCATTTCAAGAACCTTGATGCGGGCCTTTCTTGATTCTTTTTCGTATTTTTTTATTTTATTTTCTGCCATATTTATTGAAAAATTTTCAAAATCGTCTTTAGTATTATTTTAATATCTATCCAAAAATTTCTTTCTTTTACATATTTTATCTGAAGACGAATCTTTTTCGGCCTTATCTTTTCCAAATAATCCCTTTCAGGATCCATGCTTCCGCTTAGAACCTTCCACTCTGAAAAATTCCACAAAGAAGCATAATCGGTTATTCCCGGCTTTACGGAGAGAATAACATTTTTTTCCTCTTCTGTCATCATATCAACGTACATTTTAACTTCCGGCCTTGGCCCGACAAAACTCATATCCCCTTTTAATATATTGATAAGCTGGGGCAATTCGTCAATCTGGAATCTCTTAAGAAAC
Protein-coding regions in this window:
- a CDS encoding nucleoside-diphosphate sugar epimerase/dehydratase, whose protein sequence is MIKKTPFTRTLFFLFFDFILISFSVFFAFFLRFEGNVPYEYIEGGMIGEVVILSLLFCLPLFYLFKLYSFSWTFVSSMELKALLKATFLGFFFTGFSIFILQTFEGFPRSTLVISYLLIFIFCGAVRFSKRFYLETFKKNRGVKRKTLIVGAGEAGEQLLRGIIQNKESFYNPVGFVDDSVAKQGILIHGLKVFGKMEDIPKIVKKEAIEEMIVALSFDKTFAIKRAVELGRMSGIKKIKIVPPIEEIMKGEISVGNLKEVDMEDLLKRDIISLDLENIEKFIKNRRVFITGGAGSIGFELVCQIARLNPSLLLVLDQDETGIFNVSKELEKFSGFEKKCIVGDVKDKEKIESIFEEFKPEIVFHAAAYKHVGLMEEYPEEAIKNNIFGTKIIAEAAAKNNVEKFIMISTDKAVNPTSVMGMTKRFGEIICRMLNGNTKFISVRFGNVLGSRGSVIPLFKEQIKRGGPVEVTHPDMKRYFMATEEAVALVIQAAQMGEGGEVFVLDMGEPVKIYDLAKEMIRLSGFEPDKDIAIVFTKASPGEKLFEEILTEKEGTVATKNRKIFKANQEDAVDKEKLSLFLDKMKEGAQKEKIKILMEDFLNLN
- a CDS encoding DegT/DnrJ/EryC1/StrS family aminotransferase, with product MKIKVRFANPQKQYQDHRDEFINSFDSVLSKGDVVMRKDLEEFENKIANFVKVKYAIGVNSGTSAIYLGLRAAGVKEKDEVITVAHTFIASISTSYLLSANPVLVDIGEDFNIDKRIIEKAITPKTKVILPVHLNGRLCDMEVIEDISKRKGLPIVEDAAQSLGGKFTMKNGEVKMAGSFGLAGCFSLYFAKGLGGWGNNGILTTNDTEVMEKVRLMRYNGEDRGKRHFYYHSHNLLMDNLQAALLNVKFKYFPEWLKRRREIAKMYDKGLSNVSEIKVPFFGDNRFFDVYTNYVIRAERREELKKYLEEQGVETLVSWPSPTYREPVFTDKKFSEGFPFPRLVSLKGESKELPETERACGEVLSLPMYPELKNEEVKYTIEKIKEFYKKND
- a CDS encoding pyridoxal phosphate-dependent aminotransferase; this translates as MKQRSAIGASGHKFRTKNISKRAQRIVISPIKEMSILADNFKEETGENVISFGQGIPYFDTPSYIKEGIKKSLDDLNTAKYTLEPGITELRELIAKNLQKEKGIKNILPKKEVMVTVGCQEAMACAIATVIDNGDEILIPSPGFASHIEQVLQFGGVPVFFPLNENKGWKIEKEKIEKKISKKTKAIIFSNPSNPTGSVLGKKEIEDLANIAIKHDLIIITDETYDFLVYDNTKHISLASVSKIKDRIILCGSFSKKYAMTGYRVGYAFSDQGIIDHMLKVHDALAICAPAISQKAAIFALSSSKDSISFFKDKLSENRDLMCKELDKLDFIFQYQKPKGAYYILVKYKIPKIDSFNLALKILKEAKVVVIPGAAFGPTCEKHIRFSFACSKEEIKEGFKRLNNWAKNIKI
- a CDS encoding transketolase, encoding MAENKIKKYEKESRKARIKVLEMIYDAQTSHIGSNFSAIDLLTVIYDMAKVDKEMKKDRDKVVVSKGWVAASIYYFLAQKGIISKEDLEKYCKEDSQYIGLVEPNVRGIEASGGSMGFGLPFGTGFALAKKIKKEKGRVFVLMSEGEMQCGTTWESALIASFQKLDNLVIVIDCNKLQAMGKVKDVLNIEPLKEKWKAFNFEVKEIDGHDFKEIEKSLSSFKKGKPTVVIAKTTKGKGVSFMENDNQWHYRAPEKEEYEKALKELKKNG
- a CDS encoding sugar transferase — its product is MTKRIFDIIFSLFGIVITFPIWILAVFLIKKDSSGPIFYIAKRIGKGGVPFRMYKFRTMVNNADKIGGPSTPGDDIRLTKTGKFLKRFQIDELPQLINILKGDMSFVGPRPEVKMYVDMMTEEEKNVILSVKPGITDYASLWNFSEWKVLSGSMDPERDYLEKIRPKKIRLQIKYVKERNFWIDIKIILKTILKIFQ